A single genomic interval of Lathyrus oleraceus cultivar Zhongwan6 chromosome 7, CAAS_Psat_ZW6_1.0, whole genome shotgun sequence harbors:
- the LOC127103876 gene encoding SCY1-like protein 2 A, translating into MPEDALVGSWRKSAHNLWIKRLRCTSNLVELLQVLADFVGAIHKGWLFQCKFPDGVIEEIVTSFVSMPHTSSSLALWLVKLDAIIDPYLDRVQTQKKQGIGKQDSVDRESIYDVEDSIFPLQPSINYTAHEMVRSTASSSGCYSDISSFGCLAYHLIARKPLFDCHDNVKMYMNTFSYLSSDAFSSIPSELVPDLHRMLSLNESFRPTAMDFTGSQFFRNDTRLRALRFLDHMLERDNMQKSEFLKALSYMWKAFDYRVLRYKVLPPLCAELRNVVIQPMILPMVLSIAESQDKDDFEQSTLPALVPVLSTAPGDTMLLLLKHVELIINKTTQEHLISHVLPTIVRAYVDNDARLQQEVLKKYVSLAKRLDSQLVKQVILPRVHGLALKTTVAAVRVNVLLCLGEMVNRLDKHVVLEILQTIQRCTPVDHSPPTLVCTLGVANSIFKQYGVEYVAEHVLPLLMPLLTAQQLNVQQFAKYMLFVKNILHKTFPCESVSSQICSTIHTS; encoded by the coding sequence ATGCCTGAAGACGCACTTGTTGGTTCTTGGAGGAAGTCTGCTCATAATCTATGGATCAAGAGGCTTAGATGCACCTCGAATTTAGTGGAGCTTTTGCAGGTTCTTGCTGATTTTGTTGGTGCCATCCATAAGGGCTGGTTATTTCAGTGCAAATTTCCAGACGGTGTAATTGAAGAAATTGTTACATCTTTTGTATCAATGCCCCATACTTCATCTTCTCTTGCCTTGTGGTTGGTGAAGTTAGATGCCATTATTGATCCTTACCTGGACAGAGTTCAAACTCAGAAGAAACAGGGAATTGGTAAGCAAGATTCTGTGGATAGGGAGTCTATATATGACGTTGAAGACTCTATTTTTCCACTTCAGCCATCAATTAATTACACTGCTCATGAGATGGTGAGGAGCACTGCTTCTTCATCTGGCTGCTATTCTGATATTTCCAGTTTTGGATGCCTTGCCTACCATTTAATTGCTCGCAAGCCTCTGTTCGACTGCCACGACAATGTGAAGATGTACATGAATACCTTTTCTTACTTATCCAGTGATGCTTTCTCATCTATACCGTCGGAACTGGTTCCTGACTTGCATAGGATGCTCTCTTTAAATGAATCTTTCAGGCCAACTGCAATGGATTTTACAGGTTCACAGTTTTTTCGAAATGACACTAGGTTACGTGCTCTGCGCTTCTTAGACCACATGCTTGAAAGAGATAACATGCAGAAGTCAGAGTTCTTAAAAGCCTTGTCATATATGTGGAAAGCTTTTGATTACCGTGTATTGCGATACAAGGTCCTTCCACCACTTTGTGCAGAACTTAGGAATGTAGTGATACAGCCAATGATTCTACCAATGGTTCTAAGCATTGCGGAGTCTCAGGACAAGGATGATTTTGAGCAATCAACACTTCCAGCCCTTGTCCCTGTCTTAAGCACTGCTCCTGGTGACACAATGCTACTGCTTCTGAAGCATGTTGAGCTAATAATAAACAAGACTACTCAAGAACATTTAATTTCACATGTTCTTCCAACGATTGTTCGGGCCTATGTTGATAATGATGCACGTTTACAACAAGAGGTCCTTAAAAAGTATGTATCCCTCGCCAAACGACTTGATTCCCAGCTGGTGAAACAAGTGATTTTACCCCGTGTTCATGGACTAGCACTCAAAACAACGGTTGCGGCGGTTAGAGTCAATGTGTTGTTGTGCCTAGGAGAAATGGTTAACCGACTTGATAAACATGTTGTCCTGGAAATCTTGCAAACTATTCAGCGCTGTACTCCTGTTGATCATTCACCTCCAACCCTTGTGTGTACCCTTGGGGTTGCAAATTCTATTTTTAAGCAGTATGGAGTAGAATATGTTGCTGAACATGTTCTTCCATTGCTTATGCCACTCCTGACTGCTCAACAACTCAATGTTCAACAGTTTGCCAAATATATGCTTTTTGTCAAGAACATCCTCCACAAGACCTTTCCCTGCGAAAGTGTTTCATCCCAAATCTGCAGCACAATACACACGAGTTAA